Genomic DNA from Prunus persica cultivar Lovell chromosome G1, Prunus_persica_NCBIv2, whole genome shotgun sequence:
CGTTATAGTTGATGTCTAGGAGAGAAGAATCACCTACTCCTTCAGAGcccaattttctcttcttggaACACCAGGAGTATGAAATATCTCTTTTCTGTTGCATAACAAAATAGTACAGcattagaaataaaaaaataaaaaaattggtgaCTGAGagatgcaaaaaaaaaaaaaaaaaaacatctggCAAACTGTACTCATTAACGATCAATTCAGGACCTTGAACCTTGGACCAGGACAGAACCCAAGACAAAAAATCTGGACCCCAGACCTCTTGGACCCTAGAACCCAAGAAACTTGGACCCAGACTGGAACAGCGAGCTCAAATCTGATTCTAAGCTTTATCCAATTTGCAATCAAACAATAGAGTCAAGTTCACTCTTTATTGATTCCATTCCATTCTCATTCCTGCAACCAAATACTAACTAAAAGAGTAGGATACGGACATTTAGAGAACCAACAGACCTCAAGTTCCTTCAGTAAACGTCGAGCTGCTTCCCCTTTTGCAGCTTTTTTAGTCCGATCGCACCCCTCTCCAATCAATAGAACATCTTTCAGCTGTACAGTAAGCTTCGCATGAACTGTTTCACCCTTCTTTGTACACGTTTCTTTTATAAAGTACCCGAGTGAGTCACATAATTCAATCAGTTCACGCAATGGAGGCAGCTCAAGCTTGTCAGGGGTCACAATTGGAGATAATAATGGTTTAAATATTCTCCACACTTCATCAAGATTAAGTTCGGTATCAATTAGTATTGCCCCTGCAATACTTTCCACCATGTCTCCAAGAGCCTGCAGAGAAACTACTCATGATAACAAAACAGTAATATAATAGTAACAACAATATTCACAATGATAAAATAATGATGAtaattacaacaaaaatatCATCAGGTATGATACTTGGGAAAGGGTGGATTTTATTCTGGGCAGCTTCTCCTTATAGAAGAGGTGGCCTGCCAATAGTAATAATAGGGATGGTGGGAGTATAGAGCTAAGGGGAAGTTCAACAGTCAAAGAACCTACAGAACTGCTATTGTGTGAAAAGATATCTTTTAACAACAAACAAATGATTTACTTAAATGAGAAATGCCTAAAATACATGAGAAGTATACATTAGAACCCCAAAAGAGCTTCAAATAGAAAGCAGAACGAACCAAGTAAAGATAAAAGCATAACTGCCTAAAGCAAGCAGACTTCAATCTTTtacaaaaacttgaaaacaaaacatcaaAGCAAACCCTGTGAAAGCATTGAAAAGAAAGAGCATTTAACAATCAGCAAGAACTTACCTTAGGACCTTTTGTGCCTTGAAGTGTGGTACCATTGTCAGGTTCAGAAAGAGACTTCACATATTCTGTTATTTGGCTTAGAAGTAACCCAGAGGAATGTTGTAGATGCTGCTGAAGGTTTTGTCTAACAGCAACTTGGgcaaaattttcattattaaCAGAAGCTGAACGTAAGTCAGTTAACTCGCCTGGATCAATATTTGTGTGGCTATCATAGAGATGCCTTGTGATAAGCAGGTCCAACACAGAATCCCCTAGAAATTCTAGTCTCTGTTGAAAAGTAAAGATGTTAAGAAAAGGAAGTATATGGAACTTTCACAGTTTATTCTATATTTGGCAATTTATTACTTGTAAGTGAAAAAAGTAATCTTTCCCAGATTCATTTTTCATAGCAAAATTTTTTGTGTCCAATTTCACAATAGATTTTCCCCGTTATTACTCTACAACCATCCTCTTTTGTGAAAatgggaaagaaaataaaaaagtgaaaatttaaatagtAAATCAAGGGCTCCACATATGACTGTCATCATTACCTCATAACAGCAGCCAACTCCTGATTCCTGCTCAGATGCATGTGTTATGGCCTCGTGTAAGAGACCCTTGGTAGAAAATTCATAATGAAGCTTTGACTCCAAAATTGCAATCTCATTAGCTTTTGGGTTGTAAGAACGAAGAGATGCAGTAGTAATTGCTTCAGCAACCAGAGAGGGCTCAAGTTCTGCATCAATATGGAACCACTTCATCAGATGAAGTGCAGCAGGCAATCCACCACTAACATAGTATGCTCCTATAAGGGCTTCAACACAATCAGAGATTGTTTTTGAACACATCCATCTATGACCCTTATCACAGGACTTTCCAACCACAACTTTGGGATCTTCAGTTTGGAATTTGCTATCTACTGGGACTTCTAAAGTATCTACTCCACAGTTACAAGGAGCGGGTCGCAGAGAAATCTGTCCCGGAGCAACCCAACGACGTGGATCAAACGCACCATCACGTATATATCCCTATCAAAGAAGAAATGCAAAGTCATTCTGACATGAGCTTGAACATCAGTAACCGagtaaataaatgtaaacCATAGATAGCATATACTCGCAAATACCTGTAATTTGCGATTTATTCCCAATTTATGTAGGTTTGAGTTACAAATAGCCCACTGGCGCAAATTAGATAATTTTCCTTCATGTTTTTTGGGATATTTGAGAAAGAGGTGACAGCTCACAGCATACTTTAAAACTGAATCCCCAAGCAATTCCAAGCGCTCCATAGAAAAATCTTCATTGCATCTGAGTGTTGTAAGTGCTTCTAGAATCTAATAATGAAAAAATTGGTCAAAATAATCATATAACTTTATTGGAAAGCAAAAAAGACAAATCACAAGTATGGCACACCAATGAGCTTGATATCTGAAAGCTGCTAGAATGACAATTAATATCTTCTCTAAGTTGGCTCGCTAGCATCAAGGATTCCAAACGGTGAATCAATGACGGCATTAAATAAAAGGACTTTAAAACGAATCTTTGGACACCAATACTGACTAGAAGCTCAGGTGGCATTTGAGCATACATGCGTTGCCTTTCaataccaccaccacctgccCGATTGAGAGAAAATATCAGCAACAAAACATAGAACGTGAGACGGTATTGCTAAATAGCTTTAACAGCATGTATCATATAGATTGATTCAACAGCATGTATCATATGATTTGCATTGACTAACTCTGCAATAAGTCAACCACCCATACCACACCTTTTTTGCACCTCTATTTACTGCTCAGCCGAATGTATGAAATAGATTTATTCATATCATTGCAACTACTACCTCTTCAACAAGTCAACCACCCCATCCCACCACCCACAAGGCCACAATTTCCCAACTATTCACTTCATAATAATACTAATTACTGAGTACCATTAGTGGCAAGAAACCATGGAAACAGCTGTCAATTTGAAGTGTTAATAACTAATGGGAGTTGAAGATGCAGGAATAAGATAGGATTGTATTCAAGTAATATAGCACTGTTAGGCCAATTTTCTATAAGCTCAAGCATTTAAATCAACAAACCTTCACCACTAAAGTTCACAAGAAGGTTGTGTGGATTGTGACTTTGCTTCAATCGCAACAGAGGCTGCCCCGGATACTGGAGCACAATCCCATACCTGAACAGAATTAGCATCATTATGAAAACTGTAGAGTACTACTTACAAAGCATCATACAGGGTATGAAATCACTTACTTATTGTTGAAGTACTCAGAAAATGTACTATATTTTGAGGGGACATTGTCTTTTTTTCCATCAAAAGGACTCTCAGCAGATGTGTTACTCAGAACCTCGGCAACGGAGTAAATTCTTCCAGTGTGGAtagccaccaccaccatgtcTTTGAGATTTGCTACATTAACAGAACAATTAGCAAAGTGGATTATCTCTGCAATGTTGCATTTAGTCTCAGATGAGACAGTTCTACTCGGCAAGAAATTACGTGTGTCACCATAACAATGATGACTTCCCAAAGATGAGTTTTTCTTCAAGAATTCTACTGCAGAAACACAAGAATTTATCCCTGTCCAATTTATTCTCCAAGTTCCATTACTTGAATCATTCAATGACTCAAGTGGAAGAAGCAAATACATGTATAATGGGCTCCACagatttcttgtttctttctcaAGTAAAAATTCTCTCCGATTTCCAGCTGATTTGGTTCCATGAAACAATCTCCCAAACAATCCATTACAGAAAAATTCTTGAAAGCACATTGCTTTTGCCATCTGTTAAGAAATAATAGTTACAGTAAGTACTGACccagaaaaaggaagaaactttCGGTTAGAAAGCTTAAGTTGTACCTGTTCCCCGTCCAAATGAACTTGCCCACAGGAAGAAACAGAAGACTTAACTGTCTTCGAAATCAGGTAAAGTTCCAATTCAATATTCCCCACATCATCAGCAAGCTTTGACTCAATCAGAAGAGTAAATCCAGAATAAAATTCGCTAACAATTTCACAGGAGAAGTCAAATTTATAAGCCTGAAAAACGGCACCATCAAGTTTTCCTCCCCAAGTTCCAGATAGTGTATGAATGCAAGTTGTACCATGTAATTCCTTCCTTTTAGTTGTTCCTTAAAGACCAAATAtagtttttgaattaaaaagaggaaaagaagaaaagaaaagtagaaaCATAAACTGCCTAAGTACATAGCCCACACACAAAGGTgccaaaacaaaactcaagatGCAGTAAGACAAATAGATAAATCTGGTTTAAAATGTGAATATAGATGTGATAACGAAAACACTTTTACCAACCCTGTTTATATCATCCAGCAGTTCAATTGACGAGAAAATGATAACAAACATTAGCCAAGAAACAACTTATTTTCTACCTTTGAGCCACAACTAATGATACATCATCCTCTCATTAAGGATATTGCAACACACTTCCCATCACTTTACAGTATGAACAAGATTTTTGTAAATGGAGAACAAATAGCAAGTGGTCATTCATAAACAATCATTACGTGAATGACTGGTTCATAAAAAGCAACTGAAATTCACAGAGCATCACCATACAGAAAAAACATACCTGCGCCAGAAGCTGGATCTTTGCTTTTCACATCAAGATCATTTTCTGGAGGCTTGTCAATGGCCGGAAGAAGATGATCATTCAGGGCACCCATTTGATGTAACAGCTTACATGCTTCCAAGCATACAAGCTGCTTTGATAAAGAAGACTTCTTGCATACAGGACCAACTATTGTTTGGAAAGCCGCATGTGGAGGTAATGCAATTCTACACTCATAAGAGTCTCC
This window encodes:
- the LOC18791456 gene encoding endoribonuclease Dicer homolog 3a isoform X1, with amino-acid sequence MVSEPLDHVADQDQQSSPISNDFNPSGYEANVYEVAKRRNTIAVVETGSGKDMVAAMLISDIGQAIKSSSSGAKKLIVFLTPTVHLVHQQFEVVKVNTNFKVEEYYGAKGVDSWTMECWEKETNEHDVLVMTPQILLDALKKAFLSLEAVCLMIIDECHLATGKHPYAKIMKEFYYKSTDKPKIFGMTASPVIRKGVSSSSDCVGQISELESTLDSQLYTMEDRKEKELYVPSAKETCIFYDQAWFPSSDLKAKMEASWAKIDASLSKLQELVESNFKDMDDTMKTLRKRLSDDYTNILYCLDNLGLICTHEAVKVCLDNAPCKEEYELYRESSSQCRYFLEEVLGIIRESFLHGGEIFLDFGFDYLKAVNLGYISPKLNELVQLFHSFGGSREELCLILVDRIITAKVIGRFMKKVTSLCHFTVSYFTGTNTSVDGLAPKIQKETLELFCSGEVNLLFTTDVVEEGIHFPNCSCVVRYDLPKTVRSYVQSRGQAGQNNSQFITMLERGNKKQRDQLYEIVRREYLMTDSATNRDPETCVLKVCTTEERNAYTVDATGASVTADSSVSLVQKYCEMLPGDKNFIPRPTFHYSYLGDSYECRIALPPHAAFQTIVGPVCKKSSLSKQLVCLEACKLLHQMGALNDHLLPAIDKPPENDLDVKSKDPASGAGTTKRKELHGTTCIHTLSGTWGGKLDGAVFQAYKFDFSCEIVSEFYSGFTLLIESKLADDVGNIELELYLISKTVKSSVSSCGQVHLDGEQMAKAMCFQEFFCNGLFGRLFHGTKSAGNRREFLLEKETRNLWSPLYMYLLLPLESLNDSSNGTWRINWTGINSCVSAVEFLKKNSSLGSHHCYGDTRNFLPSRTVSSETKCNIAEIIHFANCSVNVANLKDMVVVAIHTGRIYSVAEVLSNTSAESPFDGKKDNVPSKYSTFSEYFNNKYGIVLQYPGQPLLRLKQSHNPHNLLVNFSGEGGGGIERQRMYAQMPPELLVSIGVQRFVLKSFYLMPSLIHRLESLMLASQLREDINCHSSSFQISSSLILEALTTLRCNEDFSMERLELLGDSVLKYAVSCHLFLKYPKKHEGKLSNLRQWAICNSNLHKLGINRKLQGYIRDGAFDPRRWVAPGQISLRPAPCNCGVDTLEVPVDSKFQTEDPKVVVGKSCDKGHRWMCSKTISDCVEALIGAYYVSGGLPAALHLMKWFHIDAELEPSLVAEAITTASLRSYNPKANEIAILESKLHYEFSTKGLLHEAITHASEQESGVGCCYERLEFLGDSVLDLLITRHLYDSHTNIDPGELTDLRSASVNNENFAQVAVRQNLQQHLQHSSGLLLSQITEYVKSLSEPDNGTTLQGTKGPKALGDMVESIAGAILIDTELNLDEVWRIFKPLLSPIVTPDKLELPPLRELIELCDSLGYFIKETCTKKGETVHAKLTVQLKDVLLIGEGCDRTKKAAKGEAARRLLKELEVCWFSKCPIRFELAVPVWVQVSWVLGSKRSGVQIFCLGFCPGPRFKKRDISYSWCSKKRKLGSEGVGDSSLLDINYNVCSQVNVEDSSERVIYKKKRTTEIIGVFRSVNESKTSSPNDTAPVIKSINMKKGGPRTSFYELCKKQQWKRPDFESSETKSRTPIDFGEGSSAHFSSFVSKITLHIPNFGDIECTGDARPDKKSSEDSAALAMLYELERQGKLIIGG
- the LOC18791456 gene encoding endoribonuclease Dicer homolog 3 isoform X2 produces the protein MVSEPLDHVADQDQQSSPISNDFNPSGYEANVYEVAKRRNTIAVVETGSGKDMVAAMLISDIGQAIKSSSSGAKKLIVFLTPTVHLVHQQFEVVKVNTNFKVEEYYGAKGVDSWTMECWEKETNEHDVLVMTPQILLDALKKAFLSLEAVCLMIIDECHLATGKHPYAKIMKEFYYKSTDKPKIFGMTASPVIRKGVSSSSDCVGQISELESTLDSQLYTMEDRKEKELYVPSAKETCIFYDQAWFPSSDLKAKMEASWAKIDASLSKLQELVESNFKDMDDTMKTLRKRLSDDYTNILYCLDNLGLICTHEAVKVCLDNAPCKEEYELYRESSSQCRYFLEEVLGIIRESFLHGGEIFLDFGFDYLKAVNLGYISPKLNELVQLFHSFGGSREELCLILVDRIITAKVIGRFMKKVTSLCHFTVSYFTGTNTSVDGLAPKIQKETLELFCSGEVNLLFTTDVVEEGIHFPNCSCVVRYDLPKTVRSYVQSRGQAGQNNSQFITMLERGNKKQRDQLYEIVRREYLMTDSATNRDPETCVLKVCTTEERNAYTVDATGASVTADSSVSLVQKYCEMLPGDKNFIPRPTFHYSYLGDSYECRIALPPHAAFQTIVGPVCKKSSLSKQLVCLEACKLLHQMGALNDHLLPAIDKPPENDLDVKSKDPASGAGTTKRKELHGTTCIHTLSGTWGGKLDGAVFQAYKFDFSCEIVSEFYSGFTLLIESKLADDVGNIELELYLISKTVKSSVSSCGQVHLDGEQMAKAMCFQEFFCNGLFGRLFHGTKSAGNRREFLLEKETRNLWSPLYMYLLLPLESLNDSSNGTWRINWTGINSCVSAVEFLKKNSSLGSHHCYGDTRNFLPSRTVSSETKCNIAEIIHFANCSVNVANLKDMVVVAIHTGRIYSVAEVLSNTSAESPFDGKKDNVPSKYSTFSEYFNNKYGIVLQYPGQPLLRLKQSHNPHNLLVNFSGEGGGGIERQRMYAQMPPELLVSIGVQRFVLKSFYLMPSLIHRLESLMLASQLREDINCHSSSFQISSSLILEALTTLRCNEDFSMERLELLGDSVLKYAVSCHLFLKYPKKHEGKLSNLRQWAICNSNLHKLGINRKLQGYIRDGAFDPRRWVAPGQISLRPAPCNCGVDTLEVPVDSKFQTEDPKVVVGKSCDKGHRWMCSKTISDCVEALIGAYYVSGGLPAALHLMKWFHIDAELEPSLVAEAITTASLRSYNPKANEIAILESKLHYEFSTKGLLHEAITHASEQESGVGCCYERLEFLGDSVLDLLITRHLYDSHTNIDPGELTDLRSASVNNENFAQVAVRQNLQQHLQHSSGLLLSQITEYVKSLSEPDNGTTLQGTKGPKALGDMVESIAGAILIDTELNLDEVWRIFKPLLSPIVTPDKLELPPLRELIELCDSLGYFIKETCTKKGETVHAKLTVQLKDVLLIGEGCDRTKKAAKGEAARRLLKELEKRDISYSWCSKKRKLGSEGVGDSSLLDINYNVCSQVNVEDSSERVIYKKKRTTEIIGVFRSVNESKTSSPNDTAPVIKSINMKKGGPRTSFYELCKKQQWKRPDFESSETKSRTPIDFGEGSSAHFSSFVSKITLHIPNFGDIECTGDARPDKKSSEDSAALAMLYELERQGKLIIGG
- the LOC18791456 gene encoding endoribonuclease Dicer homolog 3a isoform X3, which translates into the protein MVSEPLDHVADQDQQSSPISNDFNPSGYEANVYEVAKRRNTIAVVETGSGKDMVAAMLISDIGQAIKSSSSGAKKLIVFLTPTVHLVHQQFEVVKVNTNFKVEEYYGAKGVDSWTMECWEKETNEHDVLVMTPQILLDALKKAFLSLEAVCLMIIDECHLATGKHPYAKIMKEFYYKSTDKPKIFGMTASPVIRKGVSSSSDCVGQISELESTLDSQLYTMEDRKEKELYVPSAKETCIFYDQAWFPSSDLKAKMEASWAKIDASLSKLQELVESNFKDMDDTMKTLRKRLSDDYTNILYCLDNLGLICTHEAVKVCLDNAPCKEEYELYRESSSQCRYFLEEVLGIIRESFLHGGEIFLDFGFDYLKAVNLGYISPKLNELVQLFHSFGGSREELCLILVDRIITAKVIGRFMKKVTSLCHFTVSYFTGTNTSVDGLAPKIQKETLELFCSGEVNLLFTTDVVEEGIHFPNCSCVVRYDLPKTVRSYVQSRGQAGQNNSQFITMLERGNKKQRDQLYEIVRREYLMTDSATNRDPETCVLKVCTTEERNAYTVDATGASVTADSSVSLVQKYCEMLPGDKNFIPRPTFHYSYLGDSYECRIALPPHAAFQTIVGPVCKKSSLSKQLVCLEACKLLHQMGALNDHLLPAIDKPPENDLDVKSKDPASGAGTTKRKELHGTTCIHTLSGTWGGKLDGAVFQAYKFDFSCEIVSEFYSGFTLLIESKLADDVGNIELELYLISKTVKSSVSSCGQVHLDGEQMAKAMCFQEFFCNGLFGRLFHGTKSAGNRREFLLEKETRNLWSPLYMYLLLPLESLNDSSNGTWRINWTGINSCVSAVEFLKKNSSLGSHHCYGDTRNFLPSRTVSSETKCNIAEIIHFANCSVNVANLKDMVVVAIHTGRIYSVAEVLSNTSAESPFDGKKDNVPSKYSTFSEYFNNKYGIVLQYPGQPLLRLKQSHNPHNLLVNFSGEGGGGIERQRMYAQMPPELLVSIGVQRFVLKSFYLMPSLIHRLESLMLASQLREDINCHSSSFQISSSLILEALTTLRCNEDFSMERLELLGDSVLKYAVSCHLFLKYPKKHEGKLSNLRQWAICNSNLHKLGINRKLQGYIRDGAFDPRRWVAPGQISLRPAPCNCGVDTLEVPVDSKFQTEDPKVVVGKSCDKGHRWMCSKTISDCVEALIGAYYVSGGLPAALHLMKWFHIDAELEPSLVAEAITTASLRSYNPKANEIAILESKLHYEFSTKGLLHEAITHASEQESGVGCCYERLEFLGDSVLDLLITRHLYDSHTNIDPGELTDLRSASVNNENFAQVAVRQNLQQHLQHSSGLLLSQITEYVKSLSEPDNGTTLQGTKGPKALGDMVESIAGAILIDTELNLDEVWRIFKPLLSPIVTPDKLELPPLRELIELCDSLGYFIKETCTKKGETVHAKLTVQLKDVLLIGEGCDRTKKAAKGEAARRLLKELEVCWFSKCPLESDLSSLFQSGSKFLGF